The Streptomyces sp. NBC_01197 genome window below encodes:
- a CDS encoding ABC transporter permease, with translation MSTQPPARPTATTAATPVTPPAPPAPAPAPARGPGSAALRALLRNRLAVIALAVLAVMLIAAVFAPLIAPSDPNAQNLLLRLRPPGWQHGGSSAHLLGTDQLGRDMLSRVIYGTRVSLLVGAGAALLAGVIGTAVGLASGYFGGWTDRVLMRLADVQLAFPAILLALAIVGFLGSGLWYVILVLGFTGWVSYARVVRSEVMSLRSRDFITEARAIGVTDATIMRRHLLPNVMAPLATIGTLHIAAAIVAEASLSYLGLGVPKETVTWGSMLSDGQLYLGTSWWLAVFPGAALMITSLAVNITGDALRDVADPKAYRR, from the coding sequence GTGAGCACGCAGCCCCCGGCACGCCCCACGGCCACGACGGCCGCGACGCCCGTCACACCACCGGCCCCTCCCGCCCCGGCTCCGGCGCCGGCCCGCGGCCCCGGATCCGCCGCACTGCGGGCCCTGCTGCGCAACCGGCTCGCGGTCATCGCCCTGGCCGTACTCGCGGTCATGCTGATCGCCGCCGTGTTCGCCCCGCTCATCGCCCCATCCGACCCGAACGCCCAGAACCTGCTGCTGAGACTCCGGCCGCCCGGCTGGCAGCACGGCGGCAGCAGCGCCCACCTCCTCGGCACCGACCAGCTCGGCCGGGACATGCTGTCCCGCGTCATCTACGGCACCCGGGTCTCACTGCTGGTGGGCGCGGGCGCCGCACTGCTCGCCGGAGTCATCGGCACCGCCGTCGGGCTGGCCTCCGGGTACTTCGGCGGCTGGACCGACCGGGTGCTGATGCGGCTGGCCGACGTACAACTGGCGTTCCCCGCGATCCTGCTGGCGCTGGCCATCGTCGGATTCCTCGGCTCCGGCCTCTGGTACGTGATCCTCGTACTCGGCTTCACCGGCTGGGTCTCGTACGCCCGTGTCGTCCGCTCCGAGGTCATGTCGCTGCGCTCCCGCGACTTCATCACCGAGGCACGGGCCATCGGCGTCACGGACGCCACCATCATGCGGCGTCATCTGCTGCCCAACGTGATGGCGCCCCTCGCCACCATCGGCACCCTGCACATCGCCGCCGCCATCGTCGCCGAGGCGTCGCTGAGCTACCTCGGGCTCGGTGTGCCCAAGGAGACCGTCACCTGGGGCTCGATGCTCTCCGACGGACAGCTCTACCTGGGCACCTCCTGGTGGCTCGCCGTCTTCCCCGGAGCCGCCCTGATGATCACCTCGCTCGCTGTCAACATCACCGGCGACGCCCTGCGCGACGTCGCGGACCCGAAGGCGTACCGCCGATGA
- a CDS encoding ABC transporter ATP-binding protein produces MKPTPPTPAPAAPLLRISDLSVDFRLESSTVHAVRGVSLEVRAGETLAVVGESGSGKTATALSVLRLNPAPPCVYSGGRILFDGHDLLALSEKELGRIRGHDIAMVFQDPMTSLDPLQRVGSQVAEVLRHHQGLSRSEAREAAVAALDEVGIPDPERRYRQYPHELSGGLRQRVMIATALVARPRVLIADEPTTALDVTVQRQILDLLVELRQRHGMAVVLITHDLGVVAETADRVAVMNRGRVVETGDVLDVFAHPADDYTRRLLDATPRLEPA; encoded by the coding sequence ATGAAGCCCACACCGCCCACCCCGGCCCCCGCAGCGCCGCTGCTGCGCATCAGCGACCTCAGCGTCGACTTCCGGCTCGAAAGCTCCACCGTGCACGCCGTCCGGGGTGTCTCCCTGGAGGTCCGCGCCGGAGAGACGCTCGCCGTCGTCGGCGAGTCCGGCAGCGGGAAGACGGCCACTGCCCTCTCGGTGCTGCGCCTCAACCCGGCGCCGCCCTGCGTCTACAGCGGCGGCCGGATCCTCTTCGACGGGCATGACCTGCTCGCGCTCTCCGAGAAGGAGCTCGGCCGGATCAGGGGCCATGACATCGCCATGGTCTTCCAGGACCCGATGACCAGCCTCGACCCGCTCCAGCGGGTCGGCAGCCAGGTCGCCGAAGTGCTCAGGCACCATCAGGGACTGTCCCGGTCCGAGGCCCGGGAGGCCGCCGTCGCGGCGCTGGACGAGGTCGGCATCCCCGACCCGGAACGCCGCTACCGGCAGTACCCGCACGAGCTCTCCGGAGGGCTGCGCCAGCGTGTGATGATCGCGACCGCACTGGTCGCCAGGCCGCGGGTGCTCATCGCCGATGAACCGACCACCGCCCTCGACGTCACCGTGCAGCGGCAGATCCTCGATCTCCTGGTCGAGCTGCGGCAGCGGCACGGTATGGCCGTCGTCCTCATCACCCATGACCTGGGCGTGGTGGCCGAGACCGCCGACCGGGTCGCCGTCATGAACCGCGGCAGGGTCGTGGAGACCGGCGACGTCCTGGACGTCTTCGCCCACCCGGCGGACGACTACACCCGCCGACTCCTGGACGCCACCCCCCGATTGGAGCCGGCATGA
- a CDS encoding ATP-binding cassette domain-containing protein, whose amino-acid sequence MEFGSRPVSVAVDDVSLTVYEGETLALVGESGCGKTTLTRLLLRLIEPTAGRVRFGGQDLGALNAAQLRSVRREMQVVLQDPYSSMNPRMRIADIVAEPLVTHDPAARGRRGRARTRERVGELLEAVGLDAGIQDRYPHEFSGGQRQRVSIARALAIEPRLVVLDEPTSALDVSVQARILDLLAELQQRLGLTYVFVSHNLAVVRQVADRVAVMRRGALVEVGDAADVFRRPRHEYTRRLLDAVPDPDPRTARRTAGRPTGPESDGAGPR is encoded by the coding sequence ATGGAGTTCGGCAGTCGGCCGGTGAGCGTCGCGGTGGATGACGTGTCGCTGACGGTGTACGAGGGCGAGACCCTGGCCCTGGTCGGCGAATCGGGGTGCGGCAAGACCACGCTGACCAGGCTGCTGCTGCGGCTCATCGAACCCACCGCGGGCCGGGTGCGGTTCGGCGGGCAGGACCTCGGGGCTCTCAACGCCGCCCAACTGCGTTCCGTACGGCGGGAGATGCAGGTCGTCCTGCAGGACCCGTACTCCAGCATGAACCCGCGGATGCGGATCGCCGACATCGTGGCGGAACCCCTGGTCACCCACGATCCGGCGGCCCGGGGCCGACGCGGCAGGGCCCGCACCAGGGAGCGCGTCGGGGAACTCCTGGAGGCGGTCGGTCTGGACGCGGGCATCCAGGACCGCTATCCGCACGAGTTCTCCGGCGGCCAGCGCCAGCGGGTCTCGATCGCCCGCGCGCTCGCCATCGAACCCCGGCTCGTGGTGCTCGACGAACCCACCAGCGCCCTCGACGTCTCCGTACAGGCCCGGATCCTCGATCTGCTCGCAGAGCTCCAGCAGCGCCTCGGTCTGACCTATGTCTTCGTCTCGCACAACCTGGCCGTGGTGCGCCAGGTCGCGGACCGGGTCGCCGTGATGCGCCGGGGCGCCCTGGTGGAGGTCGGCGACGCGGCCGACGTCTTCCGGCGCCCCCGGCACGAGTACACCCGCCGGCTCCTCGACGCGGTCCCCGACCCGGACCCGCGCACCGCACGCCGCACGGCCGGCCGTCCGACCGGCCCGGAGAGCGACGGGGCGGGGCCGCGATGA
- a CDS encoding ROK family protein → MVQRRSPLRLVPEPAPAPLAPGARRTLGAVELVPGRITAAVLTMSGAVLERAETTYDARAATPRDIDAALSGAARVFAGHDPDGVGVAAAGLVDPEAGLITEVHDVPALHGYPVAARLGALTGLRVRVEHRARLQVLGDRWFGAGRGRRTFASVSTGEVLGVGILYGGEVLAPPGGRSGAHMTVSASGDPCTCGRRGCWKTVATTRWLRERSREAGLGDGVSLAALVERTDEPARRVVEEYARNVALGLVNVQQLFAPGLFVLHGEAREGGERFRTLIEERLRADSADGASGAAELPRVQVSAAAVDDVALLGGAGLVLSQL, encoded by the coding sequence ATGGTTCAGAGACGTTCTCCGTTGCGGCTGGTGCCCGAGCCCGCCCCGGCCCCCCTGGCGCCCGGCGCCCGCCGGACGCTCGGCGCGGTCGAGCTGGTGCCCGGCCGGATCACGGCGGCCGTCCTGACGATGTCGGGCGCCGTGCTGGAGCGGGCGGAGACCACCTACGACGCGCGCGCGGCCACGCCGCGCGACATCGATGCCGCGCTCTCCGGGGCGGCCCGGGTCTTCGCCGGTCATGATCCGGACGGGGTCGGGGTGGCCGCCGCCGGTCTTGTCGACCCGGAAGCGGGCCTGATCACCGAGGTCCACGACGTCCCCGCGCTGCACGGCTACCCGGTGGCCGCACGGCTGGGCGCGCTGACCGGGCTGCGGGTGCGGGTCGAGCACCGGGCCAGGCTCCAGGTGCTCGGCGACCGCTGGTTCGGTGCGGGGCGCGGACGGCGTACCTTCGCCTCGGTCTCGACCGGCGAGGTGCTGGGCGTGGGCATCCTGTACGGCGGTGAGGTGCTGGCCCCGCCCGGGGGCCGCAGCGGCGCGCATATGACGGTGTCGGCCAGTGGCGACCCATGCACCTGCGGCCGCCGCGGCTGCTGGAAGACCGTGGCCACCACCCGCTGGCTGCGGGAGCGCTCGCGTGAGGCCGGGCTCGGCGACGGCGTCTCGCTGGCCGCGCTGGTGGAGCGGACGGACGAGCCGGCCCGCCGGGTGGTGGAGGAGTACGCGCGCAACGTGGCCCTGGGCCTGGTCAACGTGCAGCAGCTCTTCGCCCCCGGGCTCTTCGTGCTGCACGGCGAGGCCCGGGAGGGCGGCGAGCGGTTCCGTACGCTGATCGAGGAGCGGCTGCGCGCCGACAGCGCCGACGGGGCGTCGGGCGCCGCCGAACTCCCGAGGGTGCAGGTCAGCGCGGCGGCCGTGGACGATGTGGCGCTGCTCGGCGGGGCCGGTCTCGTCCTGTCGCAGCTGTAG